From Candidatus Peregrinibacteria bacterium, the proteins below share one genomic window:
- a CDS encoding ABC-F family ATP-binding cassette domain-containing protein produces the protein MFTISGLNKSYGTQILFQDVDLNIAPKEKIGLIGRNGSGKSTFLKILLGEESYLEGSIEMPRGYRIRALEQHMLFSEKTILAQVCKALPLNATNEEWKAKSILMGLGFDEMDFERAPSEFSSGFQVRVRLAEALVSESDLLLLDEPTNYLDILSLRWLERFLKSWNGAFVLVTHDRNFMDLVVSHTVAIHRGHMRKMSGGPMKLLEHIRKDEEIYDKTRKNQEKKREQEAEFIRKFRAGARSAGLVQSRIKSLAKQEIKEKLENIPTIRFHFRSIPCKSDAVIQASNISFGYTIENQLIKDFSLTTFPGDRIAIIGRNGKGKSTLLRLLHQTLEPDSGKVRLPPTLAVEYFGIDSIQALHASKTILQELLAIPGTSEQEARNLCGTLLFRGDDVKKQISMISGGEKSRVCLGKTLLSASQLLMLDEPTNHLDMESVEALAEAIENYEGTVIFVTHNEAILSRLATKLVLFDNDEIKVLDYGYDKFLRLGGWSDDEAVFKTGTEKNSQYKDGKERAKRQRSLKRDIEKIEKEISKLDVKKVELGHSLQQACVKKHITSIKEYGLKIKEIEDQIDSKYEAMEVLINEVDC, from the coding sequence ATGTTCACGATCTCCGGGTTAAATAAATCATATGGTACGCAGATCTTGTTTCAGGACGTGGATTTGAACATCGCACCGAAGGAGAAAATCGGACTTATTGGCAGAAATGGTAGTGGGAAAAGTACTTTTTTGAAGATTTTACTTGGAGAGGAGTCGTATCTGGAGGGTAGTATTGAGATGCCACGTGGATATAGAATTCGAGCGCTTGAGCAGCATATGCTGTTTTCCGAGAAGACTATCTTGGCTCAGGTTTGCAAAGCCCTTCCTCTGAACGCTACGAATGAAGAATGGAAAGCTAAATCGATTTTGATGGGGCTTGGTTTTGATGAGATGGATTTTGAGAGGGCGCCCTCCGAATTTTCCAGTGGATTTCAGGTTCGAGTAAGATTAGCGGAGGCGCTAGTCTCTGAGTCAGATTTGCTTTTGCTCGATGAGCCTACCAACTATTTGGACATTTTGTCCCTTCGGTGGCTGGAGCGATTTTTAAAATCCTGGAATGGAGCCTTTGTACTTGTGACGCATGATCGTAATTTTATGGATTTGGTAGTGTCTCACACGGTCGCGATTCATCGAGGACATATGAGGAAGATGTCTGGAGGCCCAATGAAGCTCTTGGAGCACATACGGAAAGACGAGGAGATTTATGACAAAACTCGAAAAAATCAGGAAAAAAAGCGTGAGCAGGAGGCTGAATTTATAAGGAAATTCAGGGCCGGCGCTCGTAGCGCCGGCCTTGTCCAGTCCCGTATTAAGTCCCTAGCTAAACAAGAAATTAAGGAAAAACTGGAAAATATCCCAACCATTAGATTTCATTTTAGATCTATCCCTTGCAAGAGTGATGCCGTTATTCAAGCTTCTAATATAAGTTTTGGATACACGATTGAAAACCAACTTATCAAAGATTTCTCACTTACGACTTTTCCCGGAGACCGCATCGCAATTATCGGACGAAATGGAAAAGGTAAATCGACCCTACTTCGATTACTTCATCAAACCTTGGAGCCTGATAGTGGCAAGGTTCGTCTTCCACCAACGCTCGCAGTTGAGTATTTTGGAATAGATTCAATTCAAGCTTTGCATGCATCTAAGACGATTCTTCAAGAGCTATTGGCGATCCCGGGAACTTCTGAGCAAGAAGCTCGAAATCTTTGTGGAACCTTGTTGTTCCGTGGAGATGATGTTAAAAAACAAATCAGTATGATTTCCGGTGGAGAAAAGAGCCGCGTTTGCCTCGGTAAAACTCTACTTTCGGCATCTCAGCTTCTTATGCTCGATGAGCCGACAAATCACCTTGATATGGAGTCGGTAGAGGCTTTGGCCGAAGCGATTGAAAACTACGAAGGCACTGTGATTTTTGTTACTCATAACGAAGCGATACTTTCCCGCCTTGCCACAAAATTAGTACTTTTTGATAACGATGAAATCAAAGTTCTAGATTACGGCTATGACAAATTCCTCCGCCTCGGCGGCTGGTCAGACGATGAGGCTGTATTTAAAACCGGCACTGAAAAAAATAGCCAATACAAGGATGGTAAAGAGCGCGCGAAGCGACAAAGATCTCTCAAGCGCGACATCGAAAAGATAGAAAAAGAAATATCAAAATTAGATGTGAAAAAAGTTGAGCTCGGTCACAGCCTTCAACAGGCCTGTGTGAAAAAACACATTACTTCCATAAAAGAATACGGCCTTAAGATAAAAGAAATTGAAGACCAAATTGATTCTAAATACGAAGCAATGGAAGTGCTGATCAACGAGGTGGACTGCTAA
- a CDS encoding DUF202 domain-containing protein, whose protein sequence is MENNHFKEAAKSHKLLAQERTLLANERNTLAYIRTGFSAFVLGIAAIKLFEGDGFFLYAGWIAVVIGILFIILGLVYYPIRKKKIKSY, encoded by the coding sequence ATGGAAAACAATCATTTCAAAGAAGCAGCTAAATCACACAAACTTCTTGCTCAAGAAAGAACCCTTCTTGCCAATGAGCGTAATACCCTCGCATATATAAGAACAGGGTTTTCTGCATTTGTTCTAGGTATTGCAGCCATTAAATTATTTGAGGGTGATGGTTTTTTTCTATATGCCGGATGGATAGCTGTTGTAATTGGAATACTGTTTATTATTCTTGGGCTAGTTTATTATCCAATACGAAAAAAGAAGATCAAGTCATATTAG
- a CDS encoding type II toxin-antitoxin system HicA family toxin encodes MPKLYSSKHIIKVLESKGFFFVSQKGSHTKYRKSGKNTLTAIVPHPKKEIPFGTFRSILRQSSLTEADFENKK; translated from the coding sequence ATGCCTAAACTTTATTCTTCAAAACACATAATAAAAGTTCTTGAAAGCAAGGGCTTCTTTTTCGTTTCGCAAAAAGGTAGCCACACAAAATATCGCAAATCAGGTAAAAACACTTTGACTGCTATTGTTCCTCACCCTAAAAAAGAGATTCCCTTTGGCACCTTTCGCTCAATATTACGTCAATCAAGTCTCACCGAAGCTGATTTTGAAAACAAAAAATAA
- a CDS encoding type II toxin-antitoxin system HicB family antitoxin, whose amino-acid sequence MAKISVKSVVWQEGKYYVAQCLNVEVSSFGETRQEALANLDEALELYFEDQKDIKVNIVNRPQIVSQSLRYA is encoded by the coding sequence ATGGCTAAAATATCAGTAAAAAGTGTAGTATGGCAAGAAGGTAAATATTATGTTGCACAGTGTCTTAATGTTGAAGTTTCCAGCTTCGGTGAGACACGCCAAGAAGCCCTTGCAAATCTCGATGAAGCATTAGAGCTATATTTTGAAGATCAAAAAGACATCAAAGTTAATATAGTTAATAGACCTCAGATAGTTTCACAATCTTTGAGGTATGCCTAA